From a single Gimesia fumaroli genomic region:
- a CDS encoding DinB family protein, with product MTIAESILPEFEIEMAGTRKVLERIPDDKLDWKAHSKSNTIGWVAKHLTEIASWTASILAHDSFDINPKDCEAYKPPQLNTTQEILDQFDKYVEESKQLIQQTPDEEFGKPWSLLNAGEPLFTMPKLAVIRTWVLNHTIHHRAYLCSYLRLNDIPVPGLYGPSGDEQQEL from the coding sequence ATGACAATTGCCGAATCAATTCTGCCCGAATTTGAAATCGAAATGGCAGGCACCCGCAAAGTGCTCGAACGCATTCCCGATGACAAACTGGACTGGAAGGCTCACTCCAAATCGAACACCATCGGCTGGGTTGCGAAACACCTGACAGAAATTGCAAGTTGGACTGCGAGCATTCTTGCTCACGATTCGTTTGACATTAATCCAAAAGACTGTGAGGCATATAAGCCACCGCAATTGAATACCACGCAGGAGATTCTTGACCAGTTCGATAAGTATGTGGAGGAATCCAAACAGTTGATTCAACAAACGCCCGATGAGGAATTTGGAAAACCCTGGTCACTTCTCAATGCCGGAGAACCGTTATTTACGATGCCCAAACTGGCAGTGATTCGTACCTGGGTGCTCAACCATACAATCCACCACCGCGCATATCTTTGCAGTTATTTGCGTCTCAACGACATCCCCGTACCCGGATTGTACGGCCCTTCGGGTGATGAACAACAGGAATTGTGA
- a CDS encoding DUF3467 domain-containing protein translates to MSDDLTPAENNDGSSDENNQERHTQEIRHSQVSARVPEGVSRGVFSTGAVVLQGGHEFILDFLLRISTPQQVVARVVLPLGVVPQMIRALRDNLNNYEKRFGTPTIPTPLPPQVTSSADSINVGPGMETPASKEPTPPVSDAVSGASASGMGAVGETMTPESGEEQQSNPATVNKPVEAGQKPPSAEELYDELKLPDEMLSGDYANAVRIGHSATEFSFDFITTFFPRSCVSARVHMAAPNIPRLLDSLTHSFEQFQRKVAQQQKRQPPQQGDQPGNL, encoded by the coding sequence ATGAGCGACGATTTGACACCAGCAGAGAATAACGATGGCAGTTCCGATGAAAACAATCAGGAGCGACATACACAGGAAATCAGACACTCTCAAGTCAGTGCGCGCGTGCCGGAAGGCGTTTCGCGCGGTGTCTTCAGTACCGGGGCCGTCGTGTTGCAGGGCGGACACGAGTTTATTCTCGATTTCCTGCTACGAATTTCGACTCCCCAGCAGGTTGTTGCACGTGTGGTTCTGCCGCTCGGCGTAGTGCCCCAGATGATTCGTGCATTGAGAGACAATTTGAATAATTATGAAAAACGCTTTGGAACGCCCACGATTCCCACGCCGCTGCCTCCGCAGGTAACCAGTTCTGCTGATTCGATCAATGTCGGGCCCGGGATGGAAACGCCGGCTTCCAAAGAGCCAACGCCGCCCGTTTCTGATGCGGTTTCCGGCGCTTCGGCGAGTGGCATGGGGGCTGTTGGTGAAACGATGACGCCAGAATCGGGCGAGGAACAACAATCGAATCCGGCAACAGTCAATAAACCTGTTGAAGCGGGACAGAAACCGCCTTCTGCAGAAGAATTGTATGATGAATTGAAACTGCCTGATGAAATGTTGAGTGGAGATTATGCGAATGCCGTTCGGATCGGGCATTCAGCGACCGAATTTTCCTTTGATTTCATCACGACGTTTTTTCCACGCTCCTGTGTATCCGCACGTGTGCACATGGCGGCACCCAATATTCCCCGCCTGCTCGATTCGTTGACTCATTCGTTTGAGCAGTTTCAGAGAAAAGTGGCCCAGCAGCAAAAACGCCAGCCACCACAACAGGGCGATCAGCCGGGCAATTTATAG
- the ispH gene encoding 4-hydroxy-3-methylbut-2-enyl diphosphate reductase, whose protein sequence is MKVILANPRGFCAGVNMAIECLEEVIQIFGSSIYVYHEIVHNKYVVNRFTEMGVTFVDAVSEVPENSILVFSAHGVSPQIRQQARERNIRTIDATCPLVTKVHTEAIKYAEAGYNIILIGHEGHDEVIGTMGEAPESITLIETPEEVAALEFPQEAKLAYLTQTTLSVDEAGQVIQSLKAKYPQIESPPKEDICYATTNRQAAVSELVVQADLVLVLGSQNSSNSKRLMEIGKSANKPSYLVDGVHELLPEWLDGCETVLITAGASAPEVVVDEMIQYLQDQYQAEVENAVVRKESVRFPLPKELRILQSK, encoded by the coding sequence ATGAAAGTAATTCTGGCAAATCCCCGCGGTTTTTGTGCGGGTGTGAATATGGCGATTGAGTGTCTGGAAGAAGTCATTCAAATTTTTGGCAGTTCCATTTATGTTTATCACGAAATTGTGCATAACAAATATGTGGTCAATCGTTTTACTGAGATGGGAGTCACGTTTGTTGATGCGGTGAGCGAAGTTCCGGAAAATTCGATTCTGGTCTTCAGTGCGCATGGTGTTTCTCCGCAGATTCGTCAACAGGCCCGCGAACGAAACATTCGCACGATCGATGCCACTTGCCCACTGGTAACCAAAGTGCATACCGAAGCGATCAAATATGCAGAGGCAGGATACAATATCATTTTGATCGGTCATGAAGGGCACGATGAAGTGATTGGCACGATGGGGGAAGCCCCGGAAAGTATCACATTGATTGAGACTCCCGAAGAAGTCGCTGCTCTGGAGTTTCCGCAAGAGGCAAAGCTGGCCTATCTGACGCAAACGACATTGAGTGTGGATGAAGCAGGGCAGGTGATTCAAAGTCTTAAGGCGAAATATCCTCAGATTGAAAGCCCTCCCAAAGAAGATATCTGTTATGCAACGACGAATCGGCAGGCCGCAGTTTCCGAGCTCGTGGTACAGGCCGATCTGGTGCTGGTACTCGGCAGTCAGAACAGTTCCAACAGTAAGCGGTTGATGGAGATTGGTAAGTCGGCTAATAAGCCCTCCTATCTGGTTGATGGTGTGCATGAGCTGTTGCCGGAATGGCTTGATGGCTGTGAGACAGTGTTGATTACAGCCGGTGCGAGTGCTCCGGAAGTGGTCGTGGATGAAATGATTCAATATCTGCAAGATCAGTATCAGGCTGAAGTGGAGAACGCGGTGGTTCGTAAAGAGTCGGTTCGTTTCCCGCTTCCCAAAGAATTGCGGATACTTCAATCGAAATAA
- the glmS gene encoding glutamine--fructose-6-phosphate transaminase (isomerizing) has translation MCGIVGYIGHREAGPLLIKGLQKLEYRGYDSAGVAIHDGSSIHIRKKKGRVAEMAAQYKANPAEGTLGIGHTRWATHGETNDQNSHPHVGGNGDVVLVHNGVIENYSSLRAQLQGLGYVFRTTTDTETVAHLLSHHLEEQIKLGSEPGELPTYLKAVENTLTKLKGTYGLVILFQDLPDVMIAARLGSPLVIGVGKDEYFIASDATPLAGYTDEVIYLSDHELAVLTRDEVEIFHRDEGQQKLSIQTLDQVSVDSDLGDYEHYMLKEIFEQPQTLENAMRGRIDEDEATAKFGGLNLTAQQLRKIDRVVLTACGTSWHSGLVGEYLLEEFARIPTEVEYASELRYRNPPISNSTMIFAITQSGETADTLAAMRECKRKGHPTLAICNVVGSTIAREADGGIYLHAGPEVGVASTKAFTSQVMVLIQLALFLGRMRHLSYPAGRRIIDSLHKIPDQIRKCLECNELVKDIAMKYCNFNNFLYLGRLYNFPAALEGALKLKEISYIHAEGYPAAEMKHGPIALVDEETPSVFVVPRGQIYPKVMSNLEEVKARKGPVIAIACEGDKKIADIADDVIYVPDVDDFLQPLVTAIPLQLLSYHIAVQRGCNVDRPRNLAKSVTVE, from the coding sequence ATGTGTGGAATTGTCGGATATATCGGACATCGTGAAGCCGGGCCGTTGTTGATCAAAGGTCTGCAGAAACTGGAATACCGTGGTTACGACAGTGCCGGGGTTGCCATTCATGATGGATCGTCGATACACATTCGTAAGAAAAAAGGCCGTGTCGCTGAGATGGCCGCACAATACAAGGCGAATCCTGCTGAGGGAACCCTGGGGATCGGGCATACGCGGTGGGCGACTCATGGGGAAACCAACGATCAAAACTCCCACCCCCATGTCGGCGGTAATGGTGATGTGGTGCTGGTACACAACGGAGTGATTGAAAATTACAGCTCACTTCGTGCACAACTACAGGGGCTGGGTTATGTCTTTCGTACAACGACGGACACCGAAACCGTGGCCCATCTGTTATCGCATCATCTGGAAGAGCAGATCAAGCTGGGGTCCGAGCCGGGTGAACTCCCTACGTATTTGAAAGCAGTCGAGAATACACTGACCAAATTAAAAGGGACTTACGGGCTGGTGATTCTGTTTCAGGATCTGCCCGATGTGATGATTGCGGCCCGTCTGGGAAGTCCCCTGGTGATTGGTGTCGGTAAAGACGAATATTTTATCGCCAGTGATGCCACTCCGCTGGCGGGATATACGGATGAAGTGATTTATCTGTCTGATCATGAACTGGCGGTTCTCACGCGAGATGAAGTCGAAATCTTTCATCGGGATGAAGGTCAACAGAAGCTTTCGATTCAAACACTGGATCAGGTCAGCGTCGATTCTGATCTGGGGGATTACGAACATTACATGCTGAAAGAAATCTTCGAGCAGCCCCAGACGCTGGAAAATGCAATGCGGGGCCGAATTGACGAAGATGAAGCGACGGCGAAATTTGGCGGATTGAATCTGACTGCTCAGCAGCTACGAAAAATTGACCGTGTCGTTTTAACGGCCTGCGGTACCAGTTGGCATTCGGGGCTGGTGGGTGAATATCTGTTGGAAGAATTCGCGCGGATTCCCACGGAAGTGGAGTATGCCAGCGAACTGCGTTATCGAAATCCGCCGATTTCCAACAGTACAATGATTTTCGCGATCACCCAGAGTGGTGAGACAGCAGATACATTGGCTGCGATGCGGGAGTGCAAACGCAAAGGGCATCCCACGCTGGCGATTTGTAATGTAGTCGGTTCCACCATTGCCCGTGAAGCGGATGGCGGTATCTATCTGCACGCCGGACCCGAAGTGGGAGTGGCTTCAACGAAAGCATTCACATCCCAGGTGATGGTGTTGATTCAACTGGCACTGTTTCTGGGACGGATGCGACATCTGTCTTATCCGGCAGGGCGGCGGATTATCGATTCGCTGCATAAGATTCCGGACCAGATCCGCAAGTGTCTCGAGTGTAATGAGCTGGTCAAAGATATTGCGATGAAGTATTGCAATTTCAATAACTTCCTCTATCTGGGACGGCTGTATAATTTCCCCGCCGCTCTGGAAGGTGCGTTGAAGCTGAAAGAGATCAGCTATATTCATGCGGAAGGATATCCGGCGGCCGAGATGAAACATGGGCCGATTGCACTGGTGGATGAAGAGACGCCGAGCGTATTTGTGGTTCCTCGTGGCCAGATCTATCCCAAAGTGATGAGTAACCTGGAAGAGGTCAAAGCACGCAAAGGACCGGTGATCGCGATTGCCTGTGAAGGGGACAAAAAAATTGCGGACATCGCCGACGATGTGATCTACGTTCCTGATGTGGATGATTTTCTACAGCCTCTGGTGACGGCGATTCCGTTGCAGTTACTGTCGTATCACATCGCCGTTCAACGGGGGTGTAACGTGGATCGTCCTCGCAATCTGGCGAAGAGTGTGACAGTCGAATAG
- a CDS encoding hydantoinase/oxoprolinase family protein, translating into MYVIGLDIGGANLKSADCDGRANAVSFELWKTPELLLQAVQELLSVYQSPDLVAVTMTGELADCFSTKAAGVEQILVAVQRAVVPAPVVVWQTGAEFLTTDLAREFPLLVAAANWHALATWLGRMIPDENGILIDIGSTTTDIIPLENGFPVPDGLTDVERLLSGELVYTGGRRTPLAMIAQRVPLRGQECPLAAECFGTSLDLYLMLESLEENPEDVDTANGKPALREDAYDRIARSVCCDTTEITEEEAVTIAEFLANQQQTQISEAIDQVLERMAAPPTAVLISGSAVFLAKKVVQAHSKLSQISVTNVAEIFDGAISESACAYAVARLAAERIRF; encoded by the coding sequence ATGTATGTGATTGGTCTGGATATTGGCGGTGCAAATCTCAAGTCGGCGGACTGTGATGGGCGTGCGAACGCGGTTTCATTTGAACTCTGGAAGACACCGGAACTGTTACTGCAGGCAGTCCAGGAGTTGTTGTCTGTGTATCAGAGCCCTGATCTGGTGGCGGTGACGATGACGGGGGAGCTGGCAGACTGTTTTTCAACCAAGGCGGCTGGGGTGGAACAGATTCTGGTGGCCGTGCAACGGGCAGTGGTTCCGGCACCTGTTGTTGTCTGGCAGACCGGGGCCGAATTCTTGACGACCGATCTTGCTCGCGAATTTCCCTTACTGGTTGCGGCTGCGAACTGGCATGCACTGGCGACCTGGCTGGGGCGGATGATTCCGGATGAGAACGGGATTCTGATCGACATCGGTTCGACGACCACGGATATTATTCCACTGGAAAATGGATTTCCTGTGCCGGATGGGCTGACCGACGTTGAACGGTTGCTCTCAGGCGAACTGGTTTATACGGGGGGACGGAGGACTCCACTGGCAATGATCGCACAGAGGGTTCCACTGCGCGGGCAAGAGTGTCCATTGGCGGCAGAATGTTTTGGGACCTCGTTGGACCTCTATCTGATGCTGGAATCGCTGGAAGAGAACCCGGAAGATGTAGATACCGCCAATGGGAAGCCTGCGCTGCGGGAAGATGCCTATGACCGAATCGCCCGCTCTGTCTGTTGTGATACAACGGAAATAACGGAAGAGGAGGCGGTAACCATTGCTGAGTTCCTGGCGAATCAGCAGCAGACACAGATTTCAGAGGCCATCGATCAGGTTCTGGAACGAATGGCCGCGCCGCCGACGGCGGTTTTAATCAGTGGAAGTGCCGTTTTTCTGGCAAAGAAAGTGGTACAGGCGCACTCGAAATTGAGCCAGATTTCGGTCACAAATGTCGCAGAAATCTTTGATGGGGCGATTTCTGAATCTGCGTGTGCGTACGCCGTGGCACGTCTCGCGGCAGAACGGATTCGATTCTGA
- a CDS encoding ATP-grasp domain-containing protein, which translates to MNVFVSEYLCSGACDLSQEDASLLTEGTAMLDAVVTDLLAIPDCTVTVCVQESLPLVSDVFQQAEHSQRLQIVRVTKPEQEQADFDRACQNADVVWVIAPEFDSLLVSRTERALQSDARVVGPDLDAIQLTADKWRLFEFLSERELPTIPTVLMQDELTASEAAFPCLIKHRFGAGGQGLEFLTKAEDWLKRRPAFGEQRSDYIMQPFLAGRSFSTVVLADIARREIFPPGEQRINWEPNFAYQGGAIPVKLEPDVVDSIHKLISRVCEQLPGLVGYVGFDILLPDADPKKPLIVEINPRLTTSYVGYRQLTLDNLAERIVHGNAGFPSLKWELERDIQFLPDGSVFLNQSRSLKEKKH; encoded by the coding sequence TTGAACGTATTTGTATCGGAATATCTCTGTAGCGGAGCCTGTGATCTCTCTCAGGAGGATGCGTCCCTGTTAACCGAAGGGACTGCAATGCTGGACGCCGTCGTGACCGATCTACTGGCGATTCCAGACTGTACTGTGACGGTGTGTGTGCAGGAGTCTCTGCCATTAGTGAGTGATGTCTTTCAGCAGGCAGAACATTCACAGCGTTTACAGATTGTTCGCGTCACAAAGCCGGAGCAAGAACAGGCAGACTTTGACCGTGCCTGTCAGAATGCGGATGTGGTCTGGGTGATTGCGCCGGAATTTGATTCATTGCTAGTCTCACGAACCGAGCGGGCGTTGCAGTCAGATGCACGCGTTGTGGGGCCGGATTTAGATGCGATTCAGTTGACCGCCGACAAGTGGAGACTATTTGAGTTTCTGAGTGAACGGGAGCTGCCCACAATTCCGACGGTGTTGATGCAGGACGAACTGACCGCGTCTGAAGCTGCTTTTCCCTGTCTGATCAAACATCGATTTGGCGCAGGCGGGCAGGGTTTGGAGTTTCTGACGAAAGCTGAGGACTGGTTGAAGAGACGCCCTGCCTTTGGAGAACAGCGTTCTGACTATATCATGCAGCCGTTTCTTGCCGGCAGATCGTTTTCTACGGTGGTTCTGGCAGATATAGCGCGGAGAGAGATTTTTCCACCTGGCGAACAGCGGATCAACTGGGAGCCGAACTTTGCATACCAGGGAGGCGCGATTCCAGTAAAGCTGGAGCCTGATGTTGTCGATTCGATTCACAAACTGATTTCTCGCGTCTGCGAACAGCTGCCGGGACTTGTGGGATATGTGGGCTTTGATATTCTGTTACCTGACGCTGATCCAAAGAAGCCGTTGATTGTGGAGATCAACCCGCGACTGACGACCAGCTATGTGGGCTATCGTCAATTGACTCTGGATAATCTGGCGGAGCGGATCGTCCACGGAAACGCCGGTTTTCCCTCACTGAAGTGGGAGTTGGAACGTGATATTCAGTTTCTGCCGGATGGCAGTGTGTTCTTGAACCAATCGCGAAGTCTGAAAGAAAAGAAACATTAA
- a CDS encoding COG1361 family protein: MLLLLTLAVTACSALAPGSRSTWKLTDPPPLNPQNQSLQSPTNTQTPQSKPRETQRVAPKTIPQRQPATSQPQEDLFAVPESLDRKQLPQPQDLPEEIKPQPRLKVPDVQSRMQPKSVPKRPSGPMMTPPSASGPLEMSVEVIPKRQLGSGATFYLIIKNVSDRSVRNVLMQCEFDTALLFPGRREKKIGQRLGTLQPGESKEISLTLYSDTLGNHCCRFRAIADGEELVWKSVCVEYEKKQLDLSVIGPSVRTIGSRAEYIVKLSNVSDVDLNDIQVTISYDPVLIPREASIGSERETGKLKWELDTVRKGEGVQLQVEFECEVAAEHACLRVNVTSPELPNELVSACLKVTPATGVLDVQVRDTKDPIARGEETTYEVSIENRGLQPAKDISLQAKIPRMFRVVSVEAYQGNQKLSVRPQVNQNILTVSPIQELPADAFLRYTILVKAIGSGDEEFVVTISGADTDKLDTSVSEITTVNR, encoded by the coding sequence ATGTTGTTACTGCTGACCCTGGCAGTCACAGCTTGCTCTGCCCTTGCGCCCGGTTCGCGTTCGACCTGGAAACTGACCGACCCACCGCCATTGAATCCTCAGAATCAATCTTTGCAGAGCCCGACGAACACACAGACTCCGCAGTCAAAACCGCGAGAAACGCAACGCGTTGCCCCGAAAACCATTCCACAAAGACAACCGGCAACCTCCCAACCTCAAGAAGATCTATTTGCTGTCCCGGAATCCTTAGACCGCAAACAGCTGCCACAGCCGCAAGATCTGCCCGAAGAGATCAAGCCGCAACCACGTCTAAAGGTGCCCGACGTGCAAAGTCGCATGCAGCCGAAGTCAGTCCCGAAGCGCCCGTCCGGCCCGATGATGACTCCCCCTTCCGCATCTGGTCCATTGGAAATGAGCGTCGAAGTCATTCCCAAACGACAACTGGGTAGCGGAGCCACGTTCTACCTGATCATCAAAAACGTCAGTGATCGCTCAGTCAGAAACGTGCTCATGCAATGCGAATTCGATACGGCACTGCTTTTTCCCGGAAGACGTGAAAAGAAAATCGGACAACGCCTGGGAACGCTGCAGCCGGGCGAGTCCAAGGAAATTTCTCTCACACTCTACAGCGATACGCTCGGCAATCACTGCTGCCGATTCCGAGCGATTGCAGACGGCGAAGAACTCGTCTGGAAATCAGTCTGTGTGGAATATGAGAAGAAACAACTGGACCTGTCTGTCATTGGCCCTTCAGTGAGAACCATTGGCAGCCGTGCCGAGTATATCGTCAAACTGTCAAACGTCTCTGACGTCGATTTAAACGACATCCAGGTCACCATCTCCTACGATCCCGTGTTGATTCCCCGCGAAGCCTCCATCGGTTCAGAACGCGAAACCGGGAAGTTGAAATGGGAACTGGATACCGTCCGCAAGGGGGAAGGCGTTCAGCTGCAGGTCGAATTCGAGTGTGAAGTCGCCGCCGAACATGCCTGTTTAAGGGTGAATGTGACCAGCCCCGAACTCCCCAATGAACTGGTCTCCGCCTGTTTGAAAGTCACGCCAGCAACTGGCGTCCTTGATGTTCAGGTCCGCGATACGAAAGACCCCATCGCCCGCGGCGAAGAGACGACCTATGAAGTCAGCATCGAAAACCGGGGACTGCAACCAGCGAAAGATATTTCACTGCAGGCGAAAATCCCACGCATGTTCCGCGTCGTTTCTGTCGAAGCCTACCAGGGAAATCAGAAACTCAGCGTTCGCCCCCAGGTGAATCAGAATATTTTAACCGTCTCCCCCATCCAGGAACTGCCGGCAGACGCCTTCCTGCGGTATACCATTCTGGTCAAAGCCATCGGTTCGGGCGATGAAGAATTCGTCGTCACGATCTCGGGCGCCGACACCGATAAACTCGATACCAGTGTCAGCGAAATCACCACCGTCAATCGCTAA
- a CDS encoding Gfo/Idh/MocA family protein has translation MPENASEQQPSQGRRKFMKQSLATLATSGLVVNPALTSGAFAASTELIKVGLVGCGGRGTGAAAQTLRADPNVELVALADAFGDQLEQSYQNLKKTEVQDRVKVDADHKFVGFDAYQRLIDSGVDLVLLATPPHFRPQHLKACIDANKHVFCEKPVAVDGPGIRSVLKTTKEAKQKNLTIVSGLCWRYETGMQEMVDKIHSGGIGDIISLQSVRFLGGVAKMAKRKPEWSDMEYQMRNWYYHTWLSGDFNTEQFVHELDKQSWVMGEYPVRCYSTGGRQTRIAPEYGHIYDHFSTVYEYANGVKFLATTRHQPGCSSMFVDTVSGTDGTATLMKYQIEGKNPWKGARRRTNMHQLEHNEMYKALRNGDVINNGEYMANSSMMGIIARMSAYTGKTLTWEQAMNSKEDLSPEKYDMAMSLPEPKVAMPGITPFV, from the coding sequence ATGCCCGAAAACGCCTCTGAACAACAGCCGTCTCAAGGACGTCGCAAATTTATGAAACAATCTCTGGCGACGCTCGCGACTTCCGGGCTCGTGGTGAACCCTGCGTTAACCTCAGGCGCGTTCGCTGCCAGTACCGAATTGATCAAGGTCGGTCTGGTAGGTTGTGGCGGGCGGGGAACCGGTGCCGCCGCTCAAACTTTGCGGGCTGACCCCAATGTGGAGCTGGTTGCGCTGGCAGACGCGTTTGGTGATCAACTGGAGCAGAGCTATCAGAATCTGAAGAAGACTGAAGTTCAAGACCGTGTGAAGGTCGATGCCGATCATAAATTTGTGGGCTTCGACGCGTATCAGAGGCTGATCGATTCTGGCGTGGATCTGGTCTTGCTGGCAACACCCCCGCATTTCCGCCCGCAACACTTGAAGGCCTGTATTGATGCCAACAAACATGTCTTTTGTGAAAAACCAGTCGCCGTGGATGGGCCTGGAATTCGCTCCGTTTTGAAAACCACCAAAGAAGCCAAACAGAAGAATCTGACGATTGTTTCCGGCTTATGCTGGCGGTATGAAACCGGTATGCAGGAAATGGTCGACAAAATTCATAGTGGCGGTATTGGCGATATTATCTCGCTACAAAGTGTTCGCTTCCTGGGGGGCGTCGCTAAAATGGCGAAACGCAAACCGGAATGGTCGGACATGGAATACCAGATGCGGAACTGGTATTACCATACCTGGCTGTCCGGCGATTTCAACACCGAACAATTCGTGCATGAATTGGATAAACAATCCTGGGTGATGGGTGAGTATCCCGTTCGTTGCTACAGCACCGGCGGTCGTCAAACGCGCATCGCCCCTGAGTATGGTCACATTTATGATCACTTCAGCACGGTCTACGAATATGCGAATGGCGTCAAGTTTCTGGCGACCACGCGGCATCAGCCTGGCTGCAGCTCGATGTTTGTGGATACGGTCTCAGGGACGGATGGGACAGCGACTTTGATGAAATATCAGATCGAAGGCAAAAATCCCTGGAAGGGGGCTCGCCGTCGTACCAATATGCATCAGTTGGAACACAACGAAATGTATAAGGCATTACGCAATGGTGATGTTATTAACAACGGCGAATACATGGCAAATAGCTCGATGATGGGAATCATCGCCCGCATGTCGGCTTATACAGGTAAGACTCTCACCTGGGAACAGGCGATGAATTCGAAAGAAGATCTCTCTCCCGAGAAATACGACATGGCGATGTCGTTGCCCGAACCGAAAGTGGCGATGCCCGGCATCACTCCGTTTGTGTAA
- a CDS encoding sugar phosphate isomerase/epimerase family protein has protein sequence MPDQGQRFIDLQNQSSRRTFLQQASASLVAGSLLSPLTASASGTSKAKPLSKIKKAVKYQMITEKVPVLDKFKMLKDAGFAGTEIHYRTKVDPKEVRKASDATGVQVHGFLNSSRDELKDSIDQAKYYGGTSVLVVAGRVDQDNPYDVVYQQQQAKLRKNLPYAEKQGIKLLVENVWNNFLLSPLEMARFIDELESPAAGVYFDVGNVVRFGWPDQWIRILGPRIVKLDIKEYSRKKQKDEGLWKGFQVEITEGDCNWPEVRKALQDIGYTQGWATAEVKGGDRQRLQDISERMDRALDLA, from the coding sequence ATGCCGGATCAAGGTCAGAGATTTATTGATTTACAGAATCAGAGTTCGCGCCGGACCTTTCTGCAACAGGCGTCTGCGTCGCTGGTGGCAGGCAGTCTGCTTTCACCGCTGACGGCGAGTGCATCGGGAACATCAAAGGCCAAGCCACTTTCCAAAATTAAAAAAGCGGTCAAGTATCAGATGATTACGGAAAAGGTTCCGGTGCTTGACAAATTTAAAATGCTCAAGGATGCAGGCTTCGCAGGCACGGAAATTCATTATCGCACCAAGGTTGATCCGAAAGAAGTTCGTAAAGCCAGTGATGCGACGGGAGTGCAAGTGCATGGCTTTTTAAACAGCAGTCGCGATGAATTGAAAGATTCCATTGATCAGGCAAAATATTATGGCGGCACCAGCGTTCTGGTGGTCGCAGGCCGCGTCGATCAGGACAATCCATATGATGTCGTCTATCAACAGCAGCAGGCCAAGCTCCGCAAAAATCTGCCTTATGCAGAGAAGCAGGGAATCAAACTACTGGTCGAAAATGTGTGGAATAATTTTCTGTTGAGCCCGCTTGAGATGGCGCGGTTTATTGATGAACTGGAGAGCCCGGCGGCGGGGGTTTATTTTGATGTTGGAAATGTGGTCCGTTTCGGCTGGCCCGATCAGTGGATTCGCATTCTGGGACCGCGGATTGTGAAACTCGACATTAAAGAATACAGTCGCAAAAAACAGAAGGACGAAGGCCTCTGGAAAGGCTTCCAGGTCGAAATTACAGAAGGTGACTGTAACTGGCCGGAAGTGCGTAAAGCGTTACAGGACATCGGCTATACGCAAGGCTGGGCGACTGCAGAAGTCAAAGGGGGCGACCGTCAAAGATTACAGGATATTTCGGAACGCATGGATCGTGCGCTTGATCTTGCCTGA
- a CDS encoding sugar phosphate isomerase/epimerase family protein → MSSFRYSLNASTIRTTPLLDKIRIAAEAGYQGIELWFDEIEAFQAEGGTLEAVSAAIQESGLAIPTMIMLRDWWSASPEEYPAVFNTCLERIKLAAQLEAEYVIACPHREKPDYDLGAQRYRELLEAGIEAGAKPAVEFLGFVEAVTKIEDALLIVEKSGHPEATLVLDPFHVFRGGGSMETIAQLKPEQIAISHFNDAVDTIPREEQMDPDRVLPGDGHLDLTRYCQLLKQIGYQSWLSLELFREDLWKQEPLDVAKLGLERMQTIAENT, encoded by the coding sequence ATGAGTTCATTTCGTTACAGCCTGAATGCCAGTACAATTCGTACAACTCCTCTGCTTGACAAAATCCGGATCGCAGCCGAAGCCGGCTATCAGGGTATTGAACTCTGGTTTGATGAAATCGAAGCATTCCAGGCCGAAGGCGGCACATTAGAAGCCGTTTCCGCAGCCATTCAGGAATCCGGCCTGGCGATTCCTACGATGATAATGCTCCGCGACTGGTGGTCTGCTTCCCCTGAAGAGTATCCAGCGGTTTTCAATACCTGCCTGGAAAGGATCAAGCTGGCTGCGCAACTGGAGGCGGAATATGTAATCGCCTGTCCGCATCGCGAAAAACCGGATTATGATCTTGGGGCACAGCGCTATCGAGAACTACTCGAAGCCGGCATTGAAGCGGGCGCAAAACCGGCGGTGGAATTTCTGGGATTCGTCGAAGCGGTCACTAAAATTGAAGACGCGTTGCTAATCGTGGAGAAATCCGGTCACCCTGAAGCGACGCTGGTACTTGATCCGTTTCATGTCTTTCGTGGTGGCGGATCCATGGAAACGATCGCACAACTCAAGCCCGAACAGATCGCCATCTCTCACTTCAACGACGCCGTCGATACCATCCCCCGCGAAGAGCAGATGGACCCCGACCGCGTTTTACCCGGAGACGGACATCTCGATCTGACACGCTATTGCCAGCTCTTGAAACAGATCGGCTATCAAAGTTGGCTGTCACTCGAACTGTTCCGCGAAGATCTCTGGAAACAGGAACCGCTTGATGTCGCTAAACTGGGACTGGAACGCATGCAGACCATTGCGGAAAACACGTGA